In one Nicotiana tomentosiformis chromosome 6, ASM39032v3, whole genome shotgun sequence genomic region, the following are encoded:
- the LOC117274806 gene encoding DNA-directed RNA polymerase subunit beta, translated as MLGDGNEGISTIPGFNQIQFEGFCRFIDQGLTEELYKFPKIEDTDQEIEFQLFVETYQLVEPLIKERDAVYESLTYSSELYVSAGLIWKNSRDMQEQTFFIGNIPLMNSLGTSIVNGIYRIVINQILQSPGIYYRSELDHNGISVYTGTIISDWGGRSELEIDRKARIWARVSRKQKISILVLSSAMGLNLREILENVCYPEIFLSFLSDKERKKIGSKENAILEFYQQFACVGGDPVFSESLCKELQKKFFQQRCELGRIGRRNMNRRLNLDIPQNNTFLLPRDILAAADHLIGLKFGMGALDDMNHLKNKRIRSVADLLQDQFGLALVRLENVVRGTICGAIRHKLIPTPQNLVTSTPLTTTYESFFGLHPLSQVLDRTNPLTQIVHGRKLSYLGPGGLTGRTASFRIRDIHPSHYGRICPIDTSEGINVGLIGSLAIHAKIGHWGSLESPFYEISERILYS; from the coding sequence ATGCTCGGGGATGGAAATGAGGGAATATCTACAATACCTGGATTTAATCAGATACAATTTGAAGGATTTTGTAGGTTCATTGATCAAGGTTTGACGGAAGAACTTTATAAGTTTCCAAAAATTGAAGATACAGATCAAGAAATTGAATTTCAATTATTTGTGGAAACATATCAATTGGTCGAACCCTTGATAAAGGAAAGAGATGCTGTGTATGAATCACTCACATATTCTTCTGAATTATATGTATCCGCGGGATTAATTTGGAAAAACAGTAGGGATATGCAAGAACAAACATTTTTTATCGGAAACATTCCTCTAATGAATTCCCTGGGAACTTCTATAGTCAATGGAATATATAGAATTGTGATCAATCAAATATTGCAAAGTCCCGGTATTTATTACCGATCAGAATTGGACCATAACGGAATTTCGGTCTATACCGGCACCATAATATCAGATTGGGGAGGAAGATCAGAATTAGAAATTGATAGAAAAGCAAGGATATGGGCTCGTGTAAGTAGGAAACAAAAAATATCTATTCTAGTTCTATCATCAGCTATGGGTTTGAATCTAAGAGAAATTCTAGAAAATGTTTGCTATCCTGAAATTTTTTTGTCTTTTCTGAGTGATAAGGAGAGAAAAAAAATTGGGTCAAAAGAAAATGCCATTTTGGAGTTTTATCAACAATTTGCTTGTGTAGGTGGCGATCCGGTATTTTCTGAATCCTTATGTAAGGAATTACAAAAGAAATTCTTTCAACAAAGATGTGAATTAGGAAGGATTGGTCGACGAAATATGAACCGAAGACTGAACCTTGATATACCCCAGAACAATACATTTTTGTTACCACGAGATATATTGGCAGCCGCCGATCATTTGATTGGGCTGAAATTTGGAATGGGTGCACTTGACGATATGAATCATTTGAAAAATAAACGTATTCGTTCTGTAGCAGATCTTTTACAAGATCAATTCGGGTTGGCTCTGGTTCGTTTAGAAAATGTGGTTCGGGGGACTATATGTGGAGCAATTCGGCATAAATTGATACCGACACCTCAGAATTTGGTAACCTCAACTCCATTAACAACTACTTATGAATCCTTTTTCGGTTTACACCCATTATCTCAAGTTTTGGATCGAACTAATCCATTGACACAAATAGTTCATGGGAGAAAATTAAGTTATTTGGGCCCTGGAGGACTGACAGGGCGCACTGCTAGTTTTCGGATACGAGATATCCATCCTAGTCACTATGGACGTATTTGCCCAATTGACACATCTGAAGGAATCAATGTTGGACTTATTGGATCCTTAGCAATTCATGCGAAGATTGGTCATTGGGGATCTCTAGAAAGCCCTTTTTATGAAATTTCTGAGAGGATTTTATACTCATAA